The genomic stretch TGCCAATGAATTAACGCCGACGAAAGCCAACCGTGTTGCCACCTCGCGTCGCCTGCCTCAGGGCAAAAAAGCTGCACTTGAAAACACTGAGAGGAGTTCAGCCGAATCTACAAGCTGAATCGGCCGCACAAAAAAAATCCGATGCCATCCGACTTGAGTCAACTGTGTGGAACActtggaaaataaaaataaaaaacaagtcGGCCGACGCTCAAAAACGGCCCGACGTTTCCCGACGGCTTGGTGTTTCCCGGGCTTTAACTGAATCATCCGATGAAACAGCAGACATCTCTCTGATGATGTATGTCacacttctccaatcatttagtccaatattgcttttatacaacagttgaataaacaagaagttaatactGAGCAGCTTACATTTTAGACCATGTTGTCAGGTACttagtctttttttttgctctgtcaacgaaaatagttccaagaGCAACACATTGAAGTGGTGTttcctaaatgaatcagtgttttgaacgaattattgagtgaataattcaatgaaCACAGTTGCTCATAAACACAGACACTTGTTTCGTTCCTGAAAGAATgaggctgcatccaaaattgcatatatacttccctactatatagtacgAAAAAatcagtatgtgacaaaagaattCACAATACTCATAAAAGAATAGGCAAAAGGTACCCAGATGACCTATTACCATTCTACCGACATACTTTGTTACCGGTCGCAAAGTAATTACCTATTCTAAAAAAGTACCAACTCAAGAGAGAATgcaattttggatgcagcctgagtgtttttaaatgaatcagttgagtaaatgattcaattacTCAAAGACaactgtttgttttgttcccTAAAGTATAACATGCAAAAAATGTTCACATTTGTGCAATGAAACCCTTGAAACACAGAATGCCTTAGCCCATAGACTTCCGTTGTAAGTACAATACTGTAAATGCATTTCTTGTTTTCACAGTCGATGTGATTTTGTTCGATAATAGGCAGACTTCCACAGATAGTGTTGATATTGATTAACTTGTATTGAACTTACATAATGGTTTTAGTTGGATTGATTTATTAATGAAGATGCTTTAGCTTTAATGAGCAGAGCTTGGCAGGCTTGAGTTATTGTCTTCTGCACAGGTAAGGCCATATTTCACACTGTGAGGAACTTCTTCAATCCTGATTTTGGCGTGCGGAGAGGCTACCCACGGGTAATTGTTGTGTTTGTTGATGGGTGGCCTACTGATAATGTGGAGGAGGCGGCAGTTTTAGCCAGAGAGTCTGGCATTAACGTCTTCTTTGTGTCTGTGGCCAAACCTTCTCCTGAGGAGGTTAGCCTGGTGACCGATCAAGACTTCATGAGAAAGGTGAGATGTTTCACATACAAATTCACAACCCGAATCATCAGTCAGAAGATCAGAGTTTGCTGAAATCCACATGTATCTCACAGGCAGTGTGCAAGGACAATGAGTTCTTCACCTTCACCATGCCCAGCTGGTTCAGCACCAACAAGTTTGTGAAGCCACTAGCTCATAAACTTTGCTCCATCGATCAGATGCTCTGCAGCAAGACGTGCTATAACTCAGTGAACCTGGGCTTCCTGATCGATGGCTCCAGCAGTGTAGGTGATGGGAATTTTCGGCTTGTGCTGGACCTTCTTGTCTCCATCGCACGCAGCTTTGACATCTCCGACATTGGATCTCGCATTGGTGCCATCCAGTTCACCTACGACCAAAGGATGGAGTTCAACTTCAATGACCACATCACAAAAGATAACGCTCTGAGGGCCCTGCAGAACATCCCATACATGAGCGGAGGGACGGCTACTGGAGATGCCATCAACTTTGCTGTGCGGAGTCTCTTTAAACCCCGCACAGGCTCCAACAGGAagttcctcatcatcatcactgaTGGACAATCTTACGATGATGTGAGAGTGCCAGCGATGGCCGCCCAGAGAGAGGGTACGCTTTGTACACTGACACTTCATCTAGAACACCAGGGTCCCTGAAAGCTCCAGGGCTCATATTTGTTGCTTCTTATTTAAAGTTAGTATAAAGTGTAATCAACAAAATctagctttatttttatagtgaAGGTCCCTGAGGTGGTGAGGGAGTAGGTGGGGGTCCCTTGGTATGTAAATGATGAAAACAGCTAATCCGGAACATTTAAGAGGTCTTAAAAGTACTTTATCACAAGATATCTATAGTGCACTCAGAACGTAAATAAGTGTGTTGTCATCCTGACCATGCTCTTCCTGTTTTGTCACAGGGATCACTGTGTACGCGGTGGGCGTGGCTTGGGCTCCAATGGAAGATCTGAAGGCGATGGCATCCGAGCCCAAGGAGAGCCATGTGTTTTTCACTCGTGAGTTCACTGGCCTTGCACAGTTCCAGCAGCCCATCGTACGGGGCATCTGCAGGGACTTCACAGAGTTCAATTAGACAGTGCAACTGTTTTAGTGCAAGAACAGGAAGTAAGGAATGGATGAAAGAAAGGAGAAAAAGTGTGGACGTAAAAACATCGCTTTTGTCTTATTGGCTTTTGTTTCTTATGTAGGAAAAGGGATTTGAATGGTTTTGTTATAAAGGTACTGGTATGTTTAATCCAAAGGATTTTTCAGCTTATTTGAGAATGTATCACACAGTATTGTATGTCAACTTCTCTATAATGTGGAgaatgtaattatttgtgatttGTAGTCTTTGTCTTTATGTTCCTGGTGGAAAAAACATTCTTTCTCTCCTTCTGGCAAGTCTTTTTTCCTGTGGAGGAGTCACTGTAACAAAAGGCTCTTTCATATTAATTTCTGGACTTGAAGATTCAATTCCAGTTAGGAAAGATACTAGCGCACAAGATGGTGAGCAAAAGCAGTCATGAAGAAGATTGTCAGTGAAACAGCGCCCTCTTATGCATTTTGATGGCAGTACACAAATACACAGCTTTCATTCTCACAATTACATAAATCGATCTGGGTTATTTAGAAGATATGGTCCTTCCCAGGGGTACCAAACAATAGACATGAAATGTAGTACATTCACAATGTCACAATGAATCACGTATGTCTGGGTGTGAGACTAGGAGTAGGCTACGGCTGAAAAGTTAGCGTTTTGATTATAGGCTATATCATTTCCCCCCTTTTCTTAAAttatactttcatgtatttatcGAAGCTATTTCCTGTGTACCTTTCCATATGCATGATTTACTGCCTCACGTAATGAAAAGAAAGGGGAGGAGGGGCATCAAACTGCTTGTACAtttgtttataatttattactttCTTCTCAATAAAGGACAAAGTGTTTGTACAACTTAACCAGGTGAACATCCTCTTCTCAACAGGCTCAGCACCATCAGAAACttcaacatatttaaataacacGTGTAGCCCATTAGTTTATGTAGCAGAAGGTTGGCTCAATCTTTATCTTTATCATCATCAATGGCCCGTCAATCAAATACCGTGATAAATACAACCCTGCTGCATTAATTATCGAGACAAGGGGCATGTTGCATATACAGATACaccatttaatatttattatagacATTTTATATACATTACTTTTCAACAGTTGTTTTGCTATGTGGTACAATCTTTAAAATTTGTTGATTCGTAGTAAATCAAAAACCTTACAAAACTCTTCAAACTGATCAGAACTTTTGGAAGACTAGAAAAAATACTTTATTGTAGTATTAATCATGCATTACACAAACAAAAGATCTTTTGTTACACCATAAACTGCATTGTTTCCTTTAAAAATCGTTGAACAGATTGGGGGCAGAAAGACCAAACCGAATATTTAGTAAAAATGCAAGCTATTCcaatcgcaaaaaaaaaaaagaaagttctgtcatcttttactgACTCTCACGTCTTTCCAAACTCTTTCTCAAGTTCTTTCTCATGCGGAACAACAGACGATATTTGGAATAATGTCTTGAAGaaccaaacagttttattgATCATTGATTGacaacactgagacatttctcaaaatatattttatgttccacagaacaaATGAGTCATACAGGTCTgtgatgacatgagggtgagtaaatgaaccATCCCTTTCATTTTGAAAACGTTTCTCCGGCATCATGAGGTGAATTTAAACCCCGTTTTCAGCCAACTAAGAAATGGTGTTCAAAACTGACTTTTATATGAACCTATATAAGTTAATTTCCTATCGTATTACCTGTTCCGTCTGGTTAGCAACAGCCCAATCTTTCAGTTACCATCGAGCTATCCTCTGAACAAAGGATAAGACTATCCACagactgaaaataaataagCCAATAACGTTCGGATGTCTAACCTGTGATACTTAATCTCATTCTACAGTAAGGTGTACAGAAACATCACATAGTGACAGGATGCTGCAGTTTATTTGTAGATTCCTAAAAGCTCTCAGGGCACCACGCGCTGTGCTTCTACTAGTGTACAGTCTCTCCGTTATGTGCTGATAAAACAACGTTAAAGCAATGTAGTATGCGTAAGGAGAGCACTCATCCAGCGTTTCCAGAGACACAAGACCTTCTTGAAGGACAACCGCGTAAAATGGAGGGCTTGAGTGGGATTATAGTccctttaaaaatgtgtttttcagcGGTTTTATGACagtctttatttatataaaattgattataaaaactatactttttttacacaaaaaatgaaacaaacgcTAAAGGTATGAAGGTTGACCGAGTTTAACTGTATTTGTTTGCACGCTACATTAGGGTGAAGAGGGTGACTGAGATTAGGGTCTGGTTTATGGCTCGGCAGGGCGGGACTCAGTTCCTCTGGTGCCCGGATGATGGTCGGTGACAACCTACTGATGGATGAACATGATAACCACTCCATGGTCACTGAAACATACCTACAGGACACATTATCAGCTCAGTTCAAAACCAGTCAAAAGGCTACACACACTGGTTTTACTCCAGCTTTGACTTACAGTaaattacagttacttttttctttttttgaggaAACAAAAAGAAGATTAAAACTGATTGAGCACTCCACACTGGCTTCGCAAAAAACGGCACGTCCCCCTCTTGGCACCTGgtattgtgtgtgtggtgtgagTTTGACAGCGAAGGTGGAAGCCACTTCAATGTAGTGTGAGAAATGCTACTCTTGTTACACAAGGCAGTGAAGCAGTCCTTTCTTTCACTCGGTCTTTACGTATGTGTTAATTCAGACGTGCTTTTACACAAACACTTTGGCCAGGGCATCGGCTCCGGCGCTTCCTATGTATGCCTTAGATGGGTGGAAGGCAACGTCGTAAATGGCCTCGTCTGACTTTTTCCTGTGAGCGGTAACTTCCTGTACACACGTCTTGCTGTCCAGGTTCCACAAGCGGATGGAACTATCGTGACCTGCGTTAGATGAAGAAGAGGCATTAAAGTTTAAGCTGTTGTTATTTGTAAACCTCTATGACTTTTGTTCTTtcatatataatgaaagtgaatggtgaaCACGGCTGGTCCCCATCAACTTTCATCATATGGAAAAAATTAGCTTGGACATTCTGCTAAAGATTTCTTTGGGACGAAAGTAGGGCTGGGACGATACATCGATTTTCGATCGATACAATGAATCTGGATTGATCCTGATATTTTCTCTCTTGAATCGATTCGgagcttagttttaacagcagatggcgctctaggctagtttttaaccacacACTCTCAAACGCTCACAAAGAAGACTGCCGGACAGCGCTCGTGTGTTCGGCTGAGTCATGTAAGTGTTTAAATATACtcggctcagaatgcttttatgatgcgaGATTTGgaattcgcttcaaccttttcaaactttatgaatgattattttaggtttaagtggtgtATGTAAAGGAAAAAAGCATGCATagtagtgccatctgctgtttaaaaaactaagctcagaatcgatttgagAGAGAATTGCGATACATGGGAAAATATAAGAATCGCTCCAGATTCTTCGTATCTCGAATCGAGATTCGATGTATCGTCCCAGCCCTAGACCAAAGTCACAAGGGTTTGCAATGATGTGAGGGTGAGCTATACCTTTAAGGGTGACAAAAATATTACCAACAAATATTATCATGGAAAGGACTGTTTAACTGACATAAATGGTAATGGTAACTTACTTCCTGACATCAAGTAGATGCCATTTGGATCTATAGCCAGACTAGTAACAGCATCCAAGTGAGCCACCATTGCATGAATGGCTTTACCTAAAAACAGAGAAGAAAGGTGATAAATAACAGATTTTAAATAGCTTAAACAAAATGGGAATATAAAAAAGCACATAGTTGCATAAGTTATGAATATAATATAGTTATagtaacaacaataataataataataatattaattcagACACAAAAGTTTGCACTAAGATTTTTTTCACAAAGAAATTAGCACTTTTATTTAGccaggatgcattaaattgaccaaaagtcCACAATGTTAcaaagctttctatttcaaataaatgctattcttttgaactttatattcaagGAATCCTAATGTatcattgtttccacaaaaatgttaagcagtacaattgtttttaacattgataacattaagaaatgtttcttgagcagcaaatcagcatattagaattaaaggtgcactatgtaatattttctgtccgctagaggtcgctagaggcctattcaaaacaaaggcgtagcttgacgacgccaagtttgagcgcggaatcttgggacatgtggtcttcacatcacagccggtggaaataatcgggataggactcgggaagaaatcatgttcatggatacgattattaacgttactgtagtatgaagcagagcaggaccaagcgttgtgggagctgaacgaggccgctg from Megalobrama amblycephala isolate DHTTF-2021 linkage group LG5, ASM1881202v1, whole genome shotgun sequence encodes the following:
- the coch gene encoding cochlin, which encodes MSMWFAVLHVLGILSLSCCTFGSELNVPTPISCGTRAVDLPDTRQLVLCPANCTLWTLSVFGSGVYASISSICGAAIHRGIINLSGGPVEVHGLQGRTNYLSSYAHGVQSQSLSQWSSSFTVARTISLPLEVSSQTSSSATVTAKKPIKKPVKKAPPAIPNRDCPVDMALLLDGSYNIGQRRFNLQKNFVSKLAVMLKVGTPGPHVGVVQTSESPRTEFYLTNYTTAKDVTFAIKEIPYIGGNTNTGKAIFHTVRNFFNPDFGVRRGYPRVIVVFVDGWPTDNVEEAAVLARESGINVFFVSVAKPSPEEVSLVTDQDFMRKAVCKDNEFFTFTMPSWFSTNKFVKPLAHKLCSIDQMLCSKTCYNSVNLGFLIDGSSSVGDGNFRLVLDLLVSIARSFDISDIGSRIGAIQFTYDQRMEFNFNDHITKDNALRALQNIPYMSGGTATGDAINFAVRSLFKPRTGSNRKFLIIITDGQSYDDVRVPAMAAQREGITVYAVGVAWAPMEDLKAMASEPKESHVFFTREFTGLAQFQQPIVRGICRDFTEFN